In the genome of Archangium lipolyticum, the window CCGCACCTGGCCCGGCGTGGGGCAGGTGCTCGACACCCTCCACGTGGACGCCGAGGGCGGCCTGCTCTTCTACAAGAAGCACCTGCGCATCACCGCGCGCTACTCCAACCTGGTGCCCGCCAGCGGCCCCACGAAGACCTCCGCCACCTCGCCCTGAGACCCCGCCCGCGCGTCCAGCCATACGCGCTGTCCGGGACGTCCGCGCACCCAGTGGGAGAGGGAGCCGTTCATCGCATGTCTGGCTGATAGGACCGGAAAGCCAGACAGATGCGGATTGCACGTGTCAGACCGAGCGCGTAGACACATGCGAGCCCGATGGACGGGCCCACAGCGGAGAAACATTTGATGAAGCTTCTTGGACGCATCGCGGGGATGTTCTGCATGGCGGCGCTGGCCGGCTGCGGCGTGGAGGATTCGGCCACGGAGAACGTGGCGGAGCTCGGGAGCCAGACGTCGGCGATCATCTGTCCGCAGCTGTCGCCTCCGGGGCCGGGCTTCTGCGAGGACGGCACCATCAAGGCGGTCTACGACGGCAAGTGCATCGTCGGCTACGAGTGCATCCGGACGGCGGCCGCCATCGTGGCCCCCAGCTGCCCCATCCTGGTGCCCCCGGCCGACAACTTCTGCCCCAACGGCACCATCAAGCCGGTCTACGACAGCAACAAGTGCATCGTGAGCTTCCGCTGCGTGCAGTGAGCTGAGCCCCGCGCGTACCCGCCCATCACGTTGATGGGCGGGCCGTCGTGGCCGCTCAGAAATGGCAGGTCCAGTCCGTGCCGCAGTAGCCCCGCACGCCGTTGCACTCGCACTGCGAATCGTCATCGCAGAACTGCGCATGGCAGAGCGGGCCACCGCCGCCGCCTCCTCCACCTCCCGAGGTCGAGTACTGGCACACGTAATCGACGCAGGCCGCGGAGGGGGCAGAGGGACAGGCGTTCACACAGTCCTGATCGGTCTCACAGAAAGACGCATGGCAGAGATACGACGCCCGTGCGGAGTCCGCCTCATTCGTTCTGGAGCTGGAGAAGGAGGCGTCCCCGCTGGCGGAGCAGATCGGCTCGCTGGCCGAGGCCGCGCCCAGGGGGAGGAGGAGCATCAACGCACCACGGAGCAGACTGCGCTTGAGGACGGACATCGAACGGCTCTCCTTTCGGCACCGTTGACGCCGCGAGGTCATGCGCGGCCGCCACGGGCGAAAGGCAACCCTAGCAAAGCCTTCACTGCCCGTGCGGGCTCCCTTCCGAGGCGCTCAGTGCGGTGTGCCGCGCTCGTCGCGCTCCGGCAGCCCGAGCTCCCGTGCCGCCTCCCGCATCATGCGCTGCTTCACCTCATCGGGTGCGCTGTCTTCACCGTGGTGCGGGGGAGCGCCCACGTCCTCGGCCAGACCACTTCCGCGCCAGCTCTCGGCGGGGGCGCCGCTGCCCACATCCATCCCGAGCGACGGAGTCACGGCACCGGAACGAAGCGCGGGAGCGCCGTGCTTCACGGCGGCATAGAGGTCCACGAGGGTGACCCCGACGACCGAGGCGGTGATGGCCGCCTGCCAGGCCCTGTTCGCGCGAGGGAGCCGGAAGGACACCGCCAGGAGCGCGAGGTCCAACGCATCCCCCGCGACGCGCGCCCAGACCCATTCGCGCCGATGCGGTTGGAGGAGCAGCCCCACGCCGCAGGCGAGCTCGCGAAGCCCGAACCCCCGCACCAGCCCGGAGCGCCCGCGTGCCCCCAGGACGCGGCAGATGCGCTCCGGGAACGTCAGCTCCGTCACCCCAATACCCAGGCTCGCCCACCCGAGAGCCCACGACAGCCGTTCACTCTTCATCCAGGACGCCCTCCTTCCGCCAAGGTGAGGACTCCGGTGGAGCCGGAACAAGCCTCGCGGGGTCCGAGCCCGCGTCCAGCCGCGCGGCAGCCAGCCAGGCGGGCACCTGCTGGGGCCCGAGGTGGGCGCCCGGGGCATGCCTGCCCCACGGTGGGAGGTGGGCCTTGCGCGTCATCCAGGCCGCGTTACTCCAACAGCGCCCGAGCGAGGAGTCTGGGAAAGGAGGTTCCCTCGTGCCAACCATCATCACGCGCCATGTTTCGACGTTTCCCCTGGTCCGCACTTCGGCCTTCTGGCCCTGGCGGGACTTCGTGCCCGCCCATGACGGATGGAGCAGCCTCGCGGGCTTCCTGCGGGACTTCGAGGTCGAGGACGCCGCGGGCGAGCTCCGTGTGAGCCTCGCGCTGCCAGGGTATGAGGCTCAGGACATCGAGGTCCGAGCCGAGGGCCAGGTGCTCACCGTCCACGCCCTGCGCCGGCGCACGCACGCGTACGGCGGGAGTGTGGAGCAGGTGAACCGCTGCCTCACGCTGCCCGCGGGTGTGGACACCACGAAGGCCGAGGCGACACTGCGCCATGGCATCCTCACGGTGGTGCTCCCGAAGGCGGAGGCCGCCCGGCGCCGGGCCATACCCGTGCGGGCCTGGTGGGACGGGACTCCGCGGCCCGTGCGCACGCTGGACCTGGGCACCCTCTCCACTCGGAAGGAGGAGCGCCCCGGCTTCTGGCGGCGGCTCAAGGAGTGGCTCGTGGGGCGGGGGCGCTCCGGGTCAAACCGGGCTCCTGTAGTTCGCCCCGGCGTTCGATGATCTGCCGCGCGATCCGAAGCCCGGCGATGACGGCCCCTTCGGAGTGGCTGTTCTCCGTCGTGTCGCCTCCGATGTAGAGGCGGCCCTGGGGACGGCGCAGCTCGTTCGCGAGCTCATCGAAGCGGGAGCGCCCGAGATCCAAGGGCCAGTAGGCCACCGCCTGCGGGTACACGAAGATCTCCGCGGAGCGGATGTGCTGACGGACGCCCGGGAAGAGATTGTCGAGGGCTTCAGCGCTCTTCTCGCGCATCTCGTCGACCGGCAGGTTCATGACATCGCGCGCGAACCGGGCGTGCAGGAGCAGGGTGAGGACGTGGTCCCGAGGCTCCTGCTGGTTCTCCTGGAGCTCCGTCACGTCGTAGATGCTGCCGGCTGGTGAGTCCGAGAGCAGCGTCAAGACGTTCTCGCCGTTCACCTCCCACAACGAGGAGGCCTGGGGGGCGACGCGGAAGTGCACCTTGACGTAGCTCCCCATCCTCGTCGTCTGGATGGCCTGCCACTTCTCGCGGCTGAGCGGAGGCAAGAACTGGATCCTCCCCAGGTGGTGGACCGGCACGGTGACCACCACCATCCGCCCGGTGATGTCGATGAACCGGCGGTCATCCTGGAGGACCCGCAACCTCACGCCCGAGTCCGACTGCTCGATGGCGGTGACGCGGGCCTGGGTCATGAGCTGGCCGGAACGCAGGCGGGCGGCGAGCGCCTCGGTGAAGCGCGTGTTGCCGCCGAGGACGTGGTAGTTCTTCTCGCCGAACCCCTGCGGTGAATCCAGGAAGAGACGCATCTCGTCGAGGCCGTCGAGCGCGGAGATCTTGTCCCACTCGATGGCGATCTCGGGCTCCAGCGTGACGCGGATCCACTCGCTGACCTTGTGCGGAAGTCCCTCGCGGGCGATGAACTCCGCGAAGTTGATGTGCATGAGCGCGGCCAGCTCCTGCGGCAGCGGCGTTCCCGCTTCATGGCTGGCGTGGAGCTGGGAGTAGAGGCTCCAGGCCTTGTCGTTCCACCGGAGGAACGCCGCGCGCTCCTCTTCGTTGAAGATGCCCGCGAGGTACGTATCGCGCGCCCCCTCCCCCTGGTAGGGAAGAATCTGCCCATCGAGCCGCACGGACGAGTGTGCGACGTCCTCGCTCAATTGGAGGTCGAGCTCCCGCAGCAGCGTCACCGCGGGGCTGCGCTCGAAGAACTCCTCCATGTGAGCCTCGGCGGTGGCGCCGTCGGAGAAGGAGATCGTCTGGACGCGGCCGCCCAGGCGCGGAGCGGCCTCGACGAGCAGCGAGCCGATCCCCGCCTTGTTCAACTCATGGGCCACGGTCAGCCCCGTCAGACCCGCGCCGACGATGACGACGGGAGCGTCCCGTGTCGGCGTCGGGGGGACTTCGTGGTTCTTGCCCGAACACGACTGGATGGCGAGAACCACCACCAACAACAGGCACGAGAGCCCAACCCTTCTCTTCGTCATGTCGCGCCCCCGTCGAGACTTCGCATCGGAAATCATAGACGGAATGAGCGCCGCCGGGTCGCGTCGAACGCCCTGAACGGGTACTCGTGAACAATGATGAGTGATGGGCTCATGACGAGCCGTCGAGCGCGTCGGAGATCGTGCGGACGAGTGCGTCCACATCCTCCTGGGGATCGACGAGGAAGCAGCGCATGCGCTCACCGCCACCCACCACCACACAGACGCGGCCCTTGGGGCACAGCTTCAGACAACTGCTGCGGACGACGCGCACGCCCCGGCCCAGCTCCTCCTTCAGCGTGCTCCGCAACTCCTCCGCCCCCGCGCGCTTCATGCACTTGCGGCAGACGAACACCAGCCCTTCCCACTTCGGCTGGACTTCCCTGGGCTGTGCCACGTCGTTGGGTCTCCTCGCCTGGTTCCCGGCAAGCGGCTGTAACGACCAGGGAGGAAGCACACAAGCCGGGTCCGCTTCGTCCCCCGGGCAGCAGGCAGCCGAGGACCACGTCCCAGCGGCGAGGCCCAAAGAACCTCGGAAGTAAAGGTGATGCCTACCACGACCCCGGCACAGGAGGGTGCAATCCCCTCCCGTGTCGCATCCGCGAGGGGCGCACTCCTTCTCTCTGGATCAAGACCTCCGTTCGCCCACGGGCGAGCGGCAGAGGAAAGGACGGAGTTCCATGGGAAGATCGCTCAGTCGAGTGTCGATGCGCGGGTTGCTTCTGGGAGCGCTCATCGTGGGTCCAATTGCACTCGCCGCACCGGCGCATGCGCTTTGTGTGCAGCCGAAGGAAGAGGGTCATTGGGTGAATACGGACCCCAACACGCGTGGCATCGCCCGTATCCAGCTGCGATTCGTGTGTCAGGACCAGGTCCTCAATGGCCAGCCGTATCCACCGGGGCCGCCCTGGTATGTCCACGTCTGGGGGAGATGCCATCCCAACAATTGCGACTGGAAGGAGGTCGGCGCGAAGCGCCTCGGAAATGGATCCATCTACGCCGTCTATGATCATGGCTACGCGAAGAAATACGTCACCGCCAGGCTGTCGCCCGGCACCCCCGAATACCTCTGGGTGTACAGGTGGACGGACTTCAAGGATCCAGCACGAGCCGACTTTGGCGCATACGATTGGTTCCGGCGCGAGTAGGGAGCGACAACCCCTTGGGCAGGTTCAGGACGAGTGCCCCACCAGATAGACCTTCTCGACACCGAACCGCTCGCGCAGCATCTTCACGAAATCGACGGTGTCCGAGATGAGCTGCTCCACCGTCAAACAGCTTGAGCCCCTTCCTCAGCAGGCACACCTCCGGACCACGGAGCCCCCTACTGGGCCATGTTCTCCAGGACATCGGAGAGGGTGCTGGCGTGCAGGGCCCGTTCGAACCAGCGGTCGAGCGTGTCCAGGTCCGTGCAGGTGAGGATGCGTTGCCGGGCCTCGTCGTCGACGTGCACGCCCCGAGCGGCGAGAATGCGGACAATACTCTGCGCCTGTGCTTCCACCCGCCCCCGTTGGCGGCCCTGCTCGATGAGCTCCTCGCCATAGCTGCGCATCAGTTCCTCCGCGCGTTGCCTACCCAGAACCGAATGTAGCACCTGCTCCGTTGCTCCACGCACCGACCTGTCCCCGACCAGGAGGAGATAGCGCACGACCATGACCAGTTCCTCCTGTCCGTTGGGGCTTGCCAACACCTGGGCCATGAGCGCCGTCCAATCCGGCAATCTCCCAGCCAGTTCCCCGGTGCGCCCGTAGCGCAGCACGAGCAGGACCAGCCGGGCCAGGGGTGGACCGGGACGCGCCATCAAGGCCTCCGCGCGCTCGGCTGTCAGATCATCGAGCAGGTATTCGAAACGCGGCACCAGCGCCCGCCACCGTGCCCCTTCCTCCTCTCCTTCCGGCAGGTCGAAGAGGTCCTCCACCCGGCGCGGTGCCGTCCAGGCCCCCTCCGGCCCGTGATACATGACCAGGGGGAGGATGACGGGGAGCACGGCGCTCTCCGGGTGCTGCTGGCGCCAGTGCTCCACCAGGCGCACCACGTAGCGCAACATTCTCAGCGCCATCCACCCGTCCACCGTCGACTGGTGCTCCAGCAGCACGTAGAAGAGCAGCGGCTGGCCCGTGCGCAGACGCGCCGAGAAGAGCAGGTCGCTTTCGGTCTCCCTCAGCTCCGGATCCACGACGGAGCCGGACTCCCGCCGCAGGGACGCCCAGTCCACCTCGGAGACGACATGCGCGGGGAGAACGGCACGGAGCTCGGCCGCGGCCCGCTCTGGGTGGCTGAAGGTGTAGCGGGCGAGGAGGTCATGGGGTCCGGACATGACACGTGGCCCCAAGCACGTGGCGAGCCAATCCTCCCGCCGGCCTGGCTCTCCTCAGACACCGCCCCCGCGCTCACGGTTGAAGGGATTGCGGCCGTCATGCGAGTGCCTCCTCTCTCCCCCTTCTACATCCGCTCCAAACCCGTCCCACAGTCCACCGACTGGACCCCACGCATCGACCTCGACAGCACGCGCCCGGCGATGAACCTCAGCCAGGGGACTTCGCACCGATGACTTTGGGTATTGGGTCAGCGTTGCCCACTTCACAGGTCAGGTCTAGATTGTTGATCCGGGCATGAGCGGGTCGAAGCGCAGGGCCACCTACGAAGACCTGGAGACCGTCCCTCCCAACTGCGTGGGGGAGATCGTCGATGGCGAGTTGTACGTGAGCCCTCGCCCGGCCTCGCCCCATGGTCGAGCCGCATCTCGACTTGGGATGCTGTTGGGAGGACCCTTCGACCTGGGCGAAGGAGGACCCGGTGGCTGGCTCATCGTGGACGAGCCCGAGTTGCACCTCGGAGATGACGCCCTGGTGCCAGACCTGGCGGGCTGGCGCAGGGAGCGCATGCCAGAGATGCCGCACACGGCGGCCTTCACCCTGGCCCCCGATTGGGTGTGCGAGGTGCTCTCGCCCTCCACGGCGGTGCTGGACCGGGAAAAGAAGATGAAGGCCTATGCACGCGAAGGCGTGAGCCACCTGTGGTTGGTGGATCCCCTCCAGCGGTCATTGGAGATCTACCGGCTGGAGGGTCGGCGCTGGACCCGGCAGGGCCACTGGAGCGGAGGAGTCACCGTGCACGCCGAGCCCTTCACGGTGCTCCCGTTGAAGCTCGCCACGCTCTGGGAGCGGTGACCCTGAACACCTGCGCGGCCCACATTGACCCGGGCTGCTCCGCACCGATCATCCAGATTCGCTGGCGCCCCCTCCACCCCAGAGCCAGGGCTGAAGCACCCGCCCACCCGGACTCCGCCGTCAAGCTCCCATCCGCCCCTCCGCGGCACTTCCCGTCGTTTCACCCGCGCCCTCCGACTGTTCACCTGTGGTAGATCGTCGACCCGATGGCCACGAGCGACGAGCTGACCACAGCGGACCTGGAGCGGTTGTCACGGGCCGAGGCGCCCGACCTGGCGGAGGCCGTGCTGGCCTTCCTCGAGCAGCCCGACAAGGTTCCCGACAAGCTGCCCCAGGGCGCCCTCACCTTCGACGGGCTCCGCTCCCTCCTCTCCCAGGCCCAGTCCCGCCGCAGCGCCGAGGCCCGCCACTCCGGCGCTCGCGACGCCTGGCAGCGCTTCCTCGCCCAGAAGGACGTCCCCCTCCCCTCCCGCTTCGCCCTCGCGGACCTCCTCGTCGCCCTCTACGAGCGCAACACCAGCGCCTCCCGCGCCGCCCTCTTCCAGCTCGCTCGCAAGGCCGAGCTCCGCTTCGGCCTCTGGGGCGGCCTCAAGCGCATCTACAAGCTCGCCGAGCAGAACCACGACGCCGAGATGTTCGGCGTCCTCGCCTGGCGCTTCGACACCGAGCGCTCCGAGCGCTACCGCTCCCGCGACGTCTCCAAGGGCACCCTCACCTACCTCCAGCGCCGCGCCTGGCGCTACCTGCGCCAGCTCGGCCACTCCGTCCCCGAGCTCTACCCCCAGTTCGCCGTCGAGGTCCTCCGCCACTACGAGCCCGATACCTCCTGGCGCGCGTGCTGGGTCGCCCACCACATCTGGGCCCATGAGACGCACGGCTACTCCGCCGATACCTTCTCCATCGAGCCCCCCAGCGACATGGTGAAGAAGCGCGCCTTCACCGACGCGTGGAAGCGCTCGCCCGACACGCTCATGCGGCTGCTCGACACCTGCCAGTCCGACCCCGCCGCCCGCTTCGCCATCCAGGCTCTGCGCAAGGACTTCCCCAACACCCTCCGCGACAACGTCACCCCCGCCTGGCTCGACCGGCTCGCCCGCCGTCCCCTCGCCAGCGCCCACGAGTTCCTCGTCGACACCCTCCAGGGCTCCCCCGAGTTCCACCAGGGCAAGCTGCGCGCCCTCGGGCTCCACGAGGCCGTGCTCGCCCTGCTCGTCTCCGAGAGCAACAAGGCCCGCGCCTACGCCATCGAGTACGCCCGCGCCCACGCCCAGGACCTCCCCGCCGAGCGTCTCGCCGAGCTGCTCGACCAGGATCCCTCCGACGTGAAGGCCTTCGCCGCCGCCGTGCTCGAGAAGCGCAACCCGCGCGAGCTCGGCCCCGATTTCCTCGGCCGGCTCCTCGTCCACAAGCAGACCGCGAAGTTCGCCTCCAAGGCCCTCGAGCAGAGCTTCGACCGCGCCGAGCTCACCCAGAAGTTCCTCTTCGACCTGCTCTTCGGCCAGCAGGAGCAGCTCGAGTGGGCCTCGAAGTACCTCAAGTCCAAGTACGGCAAGGGCGAGCTGCCCCCCGCCTTCTGGAAGGCCCTCCTCGATGACTCGCGCCTGGAGGACTACGGCAGCGACGTGGAGGAGCTCGCGCTCGAATCCCTCGGGGCCTTCAAGCCCGCCGACATCGGCGCCGACTGGTTGCTCGACCGCTCCATCCACCCCAGCTTCGGCGATACGGTCTCCGACTGGCTCACCGAGGCGGACTCGCTGCCCGGCCTCGATGTGGAGCGCGTGAAGGGGCTCGTCTTCAACGCGAAGTTCCGCGAGGTGGCGCTCAAGCTGCTCGGCAACCGCAAGCTCTTCGCCCCGCGCGACGTGGGCATCGCGTGGTTGCTGGCACTCGCCCGGCGCGCGGACCCCACGCTGCACGAGTTCGCCCACCGCTACCTGCTGGAGAACGTGGCGCCCGCCGACTTCAGCGAGTCCGGTGACGCCAGCGCGGGCCTCGAGCGCCTCTTCGACCTGGCGCTCGGCGCGAAGCAGCCCGCCCCCGTGCGCGCCTTCGCCCAGACGTATCTGCGCTGCCACCACCCCGTCATCGGCCCCGAGCAGCCCGAGTCCAAGTCCTACCAGCTCAAGCCCAGGGCGCCTCGCAACGCGTACACTCCCGAGCGCCTCTGGTCCGCCCTCTTCGACGCCCGCGACGACGTGCGCCAGTTCGCCCTCGCCGTGACGCGCGTCGAGCTGCGCGCCTGGGGCTGGCACACCCGCGTGTACGAGCTCGCCGAGGCCAACGCCAAGGAAGTGCGCAACCTCGCCTATGACGCCCTGCTGGACGCGGGCGAGGAGGGCGCCGACAAGCGCCGCACCCTCACCCCCGAGGAGTTGGATCCGGTGAAGGTCTTCACCCTCACCGAGAGCACCAAGCGCTCCACCCGCGAGGTGGCCGTGGAGCTCATCCGCCGCCACTACGCGCGCCTGGGTGGCCCCGAGCGGCTCGCCTGGCTCATGGAGAGCGCCGACCGCGAAGTGGGTCTCTTCGCCATCCGCCTCCTCTGGGAGAAGCACAGGCCCCTGCATCTGCCCGAGGGCTGGAAGCCGTCGGGTGCCACGGAGTCCCCCGTGGGCACCACCGAGCGCTTCGCCAACGTGGAGGCCCTGCGCTCCTTCCTGCGCCGCATGCTCTTCGGACTGCCCCCGGGGCGCTCCAAGGAGGCCCGCGAGGGCAACGTGGTCCGGCGGGTCTCGGCCAGCGAGGCCAAGCGCCGGGTCATCGAGCTGGTGAGGGATTTGGGGTTGGAAGACGAGAGCTTCGCCCGCGTCGTGGCCCCCGTGCTCGGTGAGTTCACCGGCTCGCTGGCCAAGGGCGAGTGGCAGAGCTGCCTGGCCTCGCTGGTGAGGCTGCGCGCCGCGCACCCCGGCGTGGAGCTCGGAGGATTCTGACGTCTCAGAAGTGCTCGCGGGCCTGGGCGAGGGTGTACTCCTTCTGAGCGGAGACGAAGGATCCTGTTTTCTCCACCAGCCAGGCCTGAGAGCGCTGGGGCAGGTAGAAGTCCTCCTGGAAGGGGGACAGCCCCAGGTGGTGCAGGTACTCCTCGAGCATGTCGAAGGTGAAGCGGTCCCGCACCTTGCGCGCCTGGTACCGATCCAGCTTCTCGAA includes:
- a CDS encoding Hsp20/alpha crystallin family protein — translated: MPTIITRHVSTFPLVRTSAFWPWRDFVPAHDGWSSLAGFLRDFEVEDAAGELRVSLALPGYEAQDIEVRAEGQVLTVHALRRRTHAYGGSVEQVNRCLTLPAGVDTTKAEATLRHGILTVVLPKAEAARRRAIPVRAWWDGTPRPVRTLDLGTLSTRKEERPGFWRRLKEWLVGRGRSGSNRAPVVRPGVR
- a CDS encoding thioredoxin domain-containing protein, which encodes MAQPREVQPKWEGLVFVCRKCMKRAGAEELRSTLKEELGRGVRVVRSSCLKLCPKGRVCVVVGGGERMRCFLVDPQEDVDALVRTISDALDGSS
- a CDS encoding Uma2 family endonuclease, giving the protein MSGSKRRATYEDLETVPPNCVGEIVDGELYVSPRPASPHGRAASRLGMLLGGPFDLGEGGPGGWLIVDEPELHLGDDALVPDLAGWRRERMPEMPHTAAFTLAPDWVCEVLSPSTAVLDREKKMKAYAREGVSHLWLVDPLQRSLEIYRLEGRRWTRQGHWSGGVTVHAEPFTVLPLKLATLWER
- a CDS encoding flavin monoamine oxidase family protein; amino-acid sequence: MTKRRVGLSCLLLVVVLAIQSCSGKNHEVPPTPTRDAPVVIVGAGLTGLTVAHELNKAGIGSLLVEAAPRLGGRVQTISFSDGATAEAHMEEFFERSPAVTLLRELDLQLSEDVAHSSVRLDGQILPYQGEGARDTYLAGIFNEEERAAFLRWNDKAWSLYSQLHASHEAGTPLPQELAALMHINFAEFIAREGLPHKVSEWIRVTLEPEIAIEWDKISALDGLDEMRLFLDSPQGFGEKNYHVLGGNTRFTEALAARLRSGQLMTQARVTAIEQSDSGVRLRVLQDDRRFIDITGRMVVVTVPVHHLGRIQFLPPLSREKWQAIQTTRMGSYVKVHFRVAPQASSLWEVNGENVLTLLSDSPAGSIYDVTELQENQQEPRDHVLTLLLHARFARDVMNLPVDEMREKSAEALDNLFPGVRQHIRSAEIFVYPQAVAYWPLDLGRSRFDELANELRRPQGRLYIGGDTTENSHSEGAVIAGLRIARQIIERRGELQEPGLTRSAPAPRATP
- a CDS encoding Rpn family recombination-promoting nuclease/putative transposase — its product is MSGPHDLLARYTFSHPERAAAELRAVLPAHVVSEVDWASLRRESGSVVDPELRETESDLLFSARLRTGQPLLFYVLLEHQSTVDGWMALRMLRYVVRLVEHWRQQHPESAVLPVILPLVMYHGPEGAWTAPRRVEDLFDLPEGEEEGARWRALVPRFEYLLDDLTAERAEALMARPGPPLARLVLLVLRYGRTGELAGRLPDWTALMAQVLASPNGQEELVMVVRYLLLVGDRSVRGATEQVLHSVLGRQRAEELMRSYGEELIEQGRQRGRVEAQAQSIVRILAARGVHVDDEARQRILTCTDLDTLDRWFERALHASTLSDVLENMAQ